The following proteins come from a genomic window of Lolium rigidum isolate FL_2022 chromosome 5, APGP_CSIRO_Lrig_0.1, whole genome shotgun sequence:
- the LOC124655221 gene encoding alanine aminotransferase 2-like, whose product MSYNKTASITAETINPRVKTFNYEPCGEIATHAERLQEELKKNPGSRPFEEIIYCNLGNPQALGQQPITFFREVLSLCDNQALLERDEARLLFSPCAIKRAQKIIEAMPGRDSGPYTPSQGIKNLRESVADGIAGRDGYPSRPEDIFLTDGASAAINLTLQMLIRSEEDGILCPLPEYPLYSASIILHGGTMVPYNLSEDGDWGLEIFEVKRCLEEARIAGLTVRAMVVINPGNPTGQVLSITNQEEIVEFCRKEGLVILADEVYQDNIYVENKKFNSFKKVARSLGYNTNDISIVSYHSVSMGFSGECGRRGGYMEICGFGEDVIGAICKVASLTLCPNIGGQILTSLVMDTPKIGDDCFERFLAEKESIDSSLAKRAKTLEEAFCSLEGVTCNKIEGAIYLFPRIHLPAAAIKAAKTEGLSPDIFYACRLLDDAGIAVAPGSGFHQISGRHKAAGTCHIRCTILPGEDKIKEMISRFKAFHEAFMNEFRDRN is encoded by the exons atgTCGTACAACAAGACCGCCTCCATCACCGCGGAGACCATAAATCCGAGG GTCAAGACGTTCAACTATGAGCCCTGCGGCGAGATTGCTACGCACGCTGAG CGCCTGCAGGAGGAGCTGAAGAAAAATCCAGGTTCTCGCCCATTCGAAGAG ATAATATACTGCAATCTTGGGAACCCCCAGGCTCTCGGTCAGCAACCCATAACTTTCTTTCGCGAG GTTCTTTCTCTGTGTGACAACCAAGCCCTCCTGGAGAGAGACGAGGCTCGTTTGTTATTCAG CCCATGCGCCATTAAAAGAGCGCAGAAGATTATCGAGGCAATGCCTGGCAGAGACTCCGGCCCATATACTCCCAGTCAG GGAATCAAAAATTTGCGTGAATCGGTCGCCGATGGCATCGCTGGGAGAGATGGTTATCCATCAAGGCCAGAAGACATTTTTCTGACAGATGGAGCGAGTGCAGCG ATAAATTTGACTTTGCAGATGCTCATAAGATCGGAGGAAGATGGAATTTTATGTCCTTTACCTGAATATCCACTATACTCGGCTTCCATTATACTCCATGGTGGAACCATG GTACCATATAACCTTAGTGAGGATGGTGATTGGGGGCTTGAGATTTTCGAAGTGAAGAGGTGTTTGGAGGAGGCTCGCATAGCCGGTTTGACTGTTCGAGCCATGGTGGTCATAAATCCTGGAAATCCTACTGGACAG GTACTCTCTATCACCAACCAGGAGGAGATAGTGGAATTTTGTCGGAAAGAAGGTTTAGTTATACTTGCCGACGAG GTATACCAAGATAACATTTATGTGGAGAATAAGAAGTTCAATTCTTTCAAGAAAGTTGCCAGATCACTTGGGTACAACACGAATGACATCTCTATAGTGTCATACCATTCGGTTTCAATGG GGTTCTCTGGAGAATGTGGCAGAAGGGGAGGCTACATGGAGATATGTGGTTTTGGTGAAGATGTGATCGGTGCGATTTGCAAGGTGGCCTCTCTGACTCTTTGCCCCAACATAGGTGGTCAGATATTGACCAGCCTAGTTATGGATACACCTAAG ATAGGGGACGATTGTTTTGAGAGATTTTTGGCCGAGAAGGAAAGCATTGACTCATCTCTGGCCAAGCGTGCCAAG ACCTTGGAGGAGGCGTTCTGCAGCTTGGAGGGCGTTACCTGCAACAAGATAGAGGGCGCAATCTACCTCTTCCCCAGGATCCACCTCCCTGCAGCAGCGATCAAAGCTGCCAAGACCGAGGGCCTCTCCCCTGACATTTTCTATGCGTGCCGCCTCCTCGACGACGCCGGGATCGCCGTCGCCCCTGGCTCCGGGTTCCACCAG ATCTCTGGACGCCACAAGGCCGCCGGGACATGTCACATCCGGTGCACGATCCTCCCCggcgaggacaagatcaaggagaTGATCTCACGCTTTAAGGCCTTCCATGAGGCCTTCATGAACGAGTTCCGCGACCGAAACTGA